One genomic region from Candidatus Methylomirabilota bacterium encodes:
- a CDS encoding TetR/AcrR family transcriptional regulator, with product MSPATSKTATRDRILDAALSVFAGKGYHRATVDDIVRASGTSKGAVYHHFPNKEAVFLALADGFAERLATAVAAAIAERRGALAKVEGALSAALATFAGNERLARLILLEAAGLGPTWEAKRAEVHDRFAALIHGYLDEAQREGSIPALDTRVATLAWLGAINEVVIQWLHGRVTDLPGTIPTLTRLLLRSIGAAPS from the coding sequence ATGTCACCGGCGACGAGTAAGACCGCGACACGCGACCGGATTCTGGACGCCGCCCTGAGCGTATTCGCGGGCAAAGGCTACCACAGGGCGACGGTGGACGACATCGTGCGCGCCTCCGGCACTTCCAAGGGCGCCGTCTATCACCACTTCCCGAACAAGGAGGCCGTCTTCCTGGCCCTGGCCGACGGCTTCGCCGAGCGGCTGGCGACCGCGGTGGCGGCGGCCATCGCCGAGCGCCGCGGCGCGCTCGCCAAGGTGGAGGGCGCGCTGAGCGCCGCGCTGGCCACCTTCGCGGGCAACGAGCGGCTGGCGCGGCTCATCCTGCTCGAGGCCGCCGGCCTGGGCCCGACGTGGGAGGCCAAGCGCGCCGAAGTCCACGACCGGTTCGCCGCGCTGATCCACGGGTACCTCGACGAGGCGCAGCGGGAGGGCTCGATTCCCGCCCTCGACACTCGCGTGGCGACGCTGGCGTGGCTCGGCGCCATCAACGAGGTCGTCATCCAGTGGCTGCACGGACGCGTCACCGACCTGCCCGGCACCATCCCCACGCTGACCAGGCTGCTGCTGCGCTCGATCGGCGCCGCGCCGTCCTGA
- a CDS encoding DUF2182 domain-containing protein, producing MDRWIEAVARRERALTLAGLAGIVGLAWLYLFRLSQEMASMAAMAMAHVQAWTLADAALTAAMWTVMMAAMMLPGAAPMLLVFTTVNRKRRADHSVGAGTPLVSTGLFTLGYLLVWGGFSLTAATAQWGLQAAALLSDDALTVAPVVGAAVLIAAGIYQLTPLKYACLARCRTPLGFLLSEWRDGDLGALVMGLRHGLFCLGCCWVLMTLLFVGGVMNLAWVAAITVFVLLEKVLPAGRAISWVTGLGLILWGIASLRGSP from the coding sequence TTGGACCGCTGGATCGAGGCGGTGGCACGTCGGGAGCGAGCGCTCACGCTGGCCGGGCTGGCCGGCATCGTGGGGCTGGCCTGGCTTTATCTGTTCCGGCTCAGCCAGGAGATGGCGAGCATGGCGGCCATGGCCATGGCGCACGTGCAGGCGTGGACCCTCGCCGACGCTGCGCTCACCGCGGCGATGTGGACGGTCATGATGGCGGCCATGATGCTGCCCGGCGCGGCCCCGATGCTGCTCGTCTTCACCACCGTCAACCGCAAGCGCCGGGCCGATCACTCCGTCGGGGCGGGTACACCGCTCGTCAGCACCGGGCTCTTCACGCTCGGTTATCTCCTGGTGTGGGGCGGATTCAGCCTGACGGCGGCGACCGCGCAGTGGGGACTCCAGGCGGCGGCGCTGCTGAGCGATGATGCGTTGACCGTGGCGCCCGTCGTCGGCGCCGCGGTGCTCATCGCCGCCGGCATCTACCAGCTCACGCCGCTCAAGTACGCGTGCCTCGCGCGCTGCCGGACGCCGCTGGGCTTCCTGCTCTCCGAGTGGCGCGACGGCGACCTCGGCGCGCTGGTGATGGGGCTGCGCCACGGGCTCTTCTGCCTGGGCTGCTGCTGGGTGCTCATGACGCTGCTCTTCGTGGGCGGCGTCATGAACCTGGCCTGGGTGGCCGCCATCACCGTGTTCGTACTGCTCGAGAAGGTGCTCCCGGCCGGTCGCGCGATCAGTTGGGTCACCGGGCTCGGGTTGATCCTCTGGGGTATCGCCTCCCTTCGAGGGAGCCCCTGA
- the arsN2 gene encoding arsenic resistance N-acetyltransferase ArsN2 — protein sequence MSAGRRAADAGIVRARPRDLEPVLALLGQASLPGDGVAEHFENFLVAREGERIVGAVGWERYGQSALLLRSLVVAPAHRRWGLGQALTERLLEEARAQGVRRVFLLTETAAGFFPRFGFKPLRRDEADPTVRRSVEFTTACPDSAVCLRLDL from the coding sequence GTGAGCGCTGGGCGCCGCGCCGCCGACGCAGGCATCGTGCGCGCGCGCCCCCGGGATCTCGAGCCCGTGCTCGCGCTGCTGGGCCAGGCCTCCCTGCCCGGCGACGGCGTGGCCGAGCACTTCGAGAACTTCCTGGTCGCGCGGGAGGGCGAGCGGATCGTCGGCGCGGTGGGCTGGGAGCGCTACGGACAGAGCGCGCTGCTGCTCCGCTCGCTGGTGGTGGCGCCCGCGCATCGGCGGTGGGGGCTGGGCCAGGCCCTCACCGAGCGGCTGCTGGAGGAGGCGCGCGCGCAGGGCGTGCGGCGGGTCTTTCTCCTGACCGAGACCGCGGCGGGCTTCTTCCCGCGCTTCGGGTTCAAACCCCTCCGGCGCGACGAGGCCGATCCCACGGTCCGTCGGTCCGTGGAGTTCACGACGGCCTGTCCCGACTCGGCCGTCTGCCTGCGGCTCGATCTCTAG
- a CDS encoding PHP domain-containing protein has translation MALLRGNLHAHTTFSDGVLAPHHLIEEYERLGYDFLAITDHDDHIGDAYWQALQRLAPRLLLFHGVELSYQPFPQHVGKVMGERETLYVLNHPARYKLSVEETLARIERIRRDGLPLEAIEVTDTGLYRPLYHAETIPLVKVATDDSHRPVHFGRAWVEVDAPRDRDAIIRAIRAGDFRLGFREPDLPD, from the coding sequence ATGGCGCTGCTCAGGGGCAATCTCCATGCCCACACGACGTTCTCGGACGGCGTGCTGGCGCCTCACCACCTGATCGAGGAGTACGAGCGGCTCGGCTACGACTTCCTCGCCATCACCGATCACGACGACCATATCGGCGACGCCTACTGGCAGGCGCTCCAGCGACTGGCGCCCAGGCTCCTGCTCTTCCACGGCGTGGAGCTGAGCTACCAGCCCTTCCCGCAGCACGTCGGCAAGGTGATGGGGGAGCGCGAGACCCTCTACGTGCTGAACCATCCCGCTCGCTACAAGCTCTCCGTGGAGGAGACGCTGGCGCGCATCGAGCGCATCCGGCGCGACGGCCTGCCGCTGGAGGCCATCGAGGTGACCGACACCGGGCTCTACCGGCCGCTCTACCACGCAGAGACGATCCCGCTCGTGAAGGTCGCCACCGACGACTCCCACCGGCCGGTGCACTTCGGGCGGGCCTGGGTCGAGGTGGACGCCCCCCGCGACCGCGACGCCATCATCCGCGCGATCCGGGCCGGCGACTTCCGGCTCGGCTTCCGCGAGCCGGACCTGCCCGACTAG
- a CDS encoding SDR family oxidoreductase, producing MAPHRITSNCVCPGVVDTPLWEKLDAEWSALESWPRGEAWRRRTATILLGRPETADDVAGLVAFLASDDSDYVTGQAINIDGGLVMGN from the coding sequence CTGGCGCCGCACCGGATCACGTCGAATTGCGTCTGCCCGGGCGTGGTGGACACACCGCTGTGGGAAAAGCTGGACGCCGAGTGGAGCGCGCTCGAGAGCTGGCCGCGGGGCGAGGCCTGGAGGCGCCGGACGGCCACGATCCTGCTGGGCCGGCCGGAAACGGCGGACGACGTCGCCGGGCTGGTGGCCTTCCTGGCCTCCGACGACTCGGATTATGTGACGGGCCAGGCCATCAACATCGACGGGGGCCTGGTCATGGGCAACTAG
- a CDS encoding RidA family protein: MPVKRVSINLAKDRSRGIDALQGTNVPAVFSDAVRVQLPDCSMLFISGMVGTDEDGKVVGRTMREQTRQVLEKIKTVLAREGGTMDDIVRVRVYVTQLDQQSLREIHEVRSGYFSEGKYPASTLVRVDQLIRDGALIEIDADAVIATG; encoded by the coding sequence ATGCCTGTCAAGCGCGTCTCCATCAACCTGGCCAAGGACAGATCGCGCGGGATCGATGCCCTTCAGGGCACCAACGTGCCGGCGGTCTTCTCCGACGCGGTGCGCGTCCAGTTGCCGGACTGCTCGATGCTCTTCATCTCCGGGATGGTCGGAACCGACGAGGACGGGAAGGTGGTGGGTCGGACGATGCGCGAGCAGACCCGGCAGGTGCTGGAGAAGATCAAGACGGTGCTCGCGCGCGAGGGTGGCACGATGGACGACATCGTGCGCGTTCGGGTCTACGTGACCCAGCTCGACCAGCAGTCGCTGCGCGAGATCCACGAGGTCCGCTCGGGCTACTTCAGCGAAGGAAAGTATCCGGCCAGCACGCTGGTCCGCGTGGATCAGCTCATCCGGGATGGCGCGTTGATCGAGATCGACGCCGACGCCGTGATCGCCACCGGCTGA
- a CDS encoding DUF3568 family protein, translating to MRYARAPGLLIIALLLQGCAALGVTGGAVALAAMGEGAGAVVKAGTEYRLGGVAYRTFTVPLDRLHEATRATLTRMDLELQSERSTAKGQEIVATARQRTINVRLEPLTRSTTRMRLAVRRDLLRSDRATASEIIAQTERTLDEASALAHEAATPAPACCECRCGPPR from the coding sequence ATGCGTTACGCTCGCGCACCGGGTCTGCTGATCATCGCCCTCCTGCTCCAGGGCTGCGCGGCCCTGGGAGTGACGGGGGGCGCCGTGGCCCTCGCCGCGATGGGGGAGGGTGCGGGAGCCGTCGTCAAGGCCGGAACCGAGTACCGCCTGGGCGGGGTGGCCTACCGGACCTTCACCGTCCCCCTCGACCGGCTGCACGAGGCGACCAGAGCCACGCTGACGCGAATGGACCTCGAGCTCCAGAGCGAGCGGAGCACGGCGAAGGGGCAGGAGATCGTCGCGACGGCCAGGCAGCGCACGATCAACGTCAGACTCGAGCCCCTCACCCGCTCGACCACGCGCATGCGCCTGGCCGTCAGGCGCGACCTCCTGCGATCCGACCGGGCCACGGCCAGCGAGATCATCGCCCAGACCGAGCGCACGCTCGACGAGGCCTCGGCGCTGGCCCACGAGGCCGCCACCCCCGCGCCGGCCTGCTGCGAATGTCGTTGCGGCCCGCCGCGCTGA
- a CDS encoding peptidoglycan bridge formation glycyltransferase FemA/FemB family protein translates to MPSVETRPTAEGLEIRTISQRKTWNDLVQSFAAYDLRQGFEWGEMRREQGWRIRRFAVFGDGVCLAAASLQYRQLPPLGAIIYAPRGPLWRPEMPTGLASLLDNIRRFAAAIGGISLRASPGIPDDQERVAAQLREHGFRPLADMWSTWNVPRHIQMLDLTPDEAELLRGVRERYRRYIRNVGRKEISIEQGQSEDDLAAFHRLLQKLGRLKQFPVREFGHYQRLFDRYAHHGDALLLLARTEADVVGGLLAFRLGRRVYVHASSVRADGPRPLHGVAPALFWDCIRRAKTSGAQLIDFGSSGVGKVPDPSHRNYGLFQFKAGLGCRFVSCLPYQDLVFRRLAYRAFRRAETSLLPRVHRLLARAPALIGVIKRAV, encoded by the coding sequence ATGCCATCCGTGGAGACGCGCCCGACCGCCGAGGGGCTCGAGATCCGGACGATCAGCCAGCGCAAAACCTGGAACGACCTCGTGCAATCGTTTGCCGCCTACGATCTCAGGCAAGGCTTCGAGTGGGGCGAGATGCGACGGGAGCAAGGATGGCGGATCCGCCGCTTCGCCGTCTTCGGCGATGGCGTGTGTCTGGCCGCCGCCTCCCTCCAGTATCGCCAGCTGCCGCCGCTGGGCGCGATCATCTACGCGCCCCGCGGGCCGCTGTGGCGCCCGGAGATGCCCACGGGCCTGGCGAGCCTCCTCGACAACATCCGGCGCTTCGCCGCCGCCATCGGCGGCATCTCCCTCCGGGCCAGCCCCGGAATCCCGGACGACCAGGAGCGAGTCGCCGCCCAGCTCCGCGAGCACGGCTTCCGCCCTCTCGCCGACATGTGGTCGACCTGGAACGTCCCGCGCCACATCCAGATGCTCGACCTGACACCCGACGAGGCCGAGCTGCTCAGGGGAGTGCGCGAGCGCTACCGCCGCTACATCCGCAACGTCGGCCGCAAGGAGATCAGCATCGAGCAGGGACAGAGCGAGGATGACCTGGCCGCGTTCCACCGGCTCCTGCAGAAACTCGGCCGGCTGAAGCAGTTTCCCGTGCGCGAGTTCGGCCATTACCAGAGGCTCTTCGACCGCTACGCCCACCACGGCGACGCGCTCCTGCTGCTGGCGCGCACGGAGGCCGACGTCGTCGGGGGCCTGCTGGCCTTCCGCCTGGGCCGGCGCGTTTACGTCCACGCCTCGTCGGTACGGGCCGACGGCCCCCGGCCCCTGCACGGCGTGGCGCCCGCGCTCTTCTGGGACTGCATTCGCCGGGCGAAGACCTCGGGCGCGCAGCTGATCGATTTCGGCTCCAGCGGGGTCGGCAAGGTGCCCGACCCCAGCCACCGGAACTACGGGCTGTTCCAGTTCAAGGCCGGGCTCGGCTGCCGGTTCGTCTCCTGCCTGCCGTACCAGGATCTCGTCTTCCGGCGGCTCGCCTATCGAGCCTTCCGCCGTGCCGAGACCAGCCTGCTGCCGCGGGTCCACCGCCTGCTGGCCCGCGCCCCCGCCCTCATCGGAGTCATCAAGAGAGCGGTGTGA
- a CDS encoding class I SAM-dependent methyltransferase, with the protein MNWHSLCHSPGVPPGRLRSPVDPEIGGWAKSLAILLRKLRLLIQREGWAGTVRVGLKKYRYLAEFTPARRRARREASEFDRFHEVTTSAIVDLSELRVEGPSAPFGFRHQPSPPERFTEIIRSLPIRFEDFAFVDLGSGLGRALLLAAQFPFQRIVGVELSRELERVAQDNLRCFRSPRRCARIESVLGDAATFELPGAPLVVYLYNPFDEPVLARCLKNIEHSLAGRPRPIVVVYYYPKLRHVFEGSPALRTFYVGDDVAIYASPWSPRGSPAQP; encoded by the coding sequence ATGAACTGGCATAGCTTGTGCCATTCACCCGGTGTGCCTCCCGGGCGTCTGCGCTCACCGGTCGACCCAGAGATCGGCGGGTGGGCCAAGTCCCTCGCCATTCTTCTGCGCAAGCTGCGCCTGCTCATCCAGCGCGAAGGGTGGGCGGGGACGGTGAGAGTCGGGCTGAAGAAGTACCGGTACCTCGCGGAGTTCACTCCCGCGCGCCGCCGCGCCAGGCGAGAGGCGTCGGAGTTCGATCGGTTCCACGAGGTGACCACGAGCGCTATCGTCGACCTCAGCGAGCTCCGGGTGGAGGGGCCGAGCGCACCCTTCGGCTTCCGCCACCAGCCCTCGCCTCCCGAGCGCTTCACCGAGATCATCCGCTCGCTACCGATCCGCTTCGAGGACTTCGCATTCGTGGATCTCGGGTCGGGCCTGGGACGCGCGCTGCTCCTGGCCGCGCAGTTCCCGTTCCAGAGGATCGTCGGCGTGGAGCTCTCGCGGGAGCTCGAGCGGGTGGCCCAGGACAACCTGCGATGCTTCCGGAGCCCGCGGCGATGCGCTCGCATCGAGTCGGTGCTCGGCGACGCCGCGACGTTCGAGCTGCCCGGGGCGCCGCTGGTCGTCTACCTCTACAACCCCTTCGACGAGCCGGTCCTCGCCCGGTGCCTGAAGAACATCGAGCACTCACTGGCCGGGCGCCCCCGCCCGATCGTCGTGGTCTACTACTACCCGAAGCTGCGACACGTGTTCGAGGGGAGCCCGGCGCTGCGGACGTTCTACGTCGGCGACGACGTGGCGATCTACGCGAGCCCCTGGTCGCCCCGGGGCAGTCCCGCGCAACCGTGA